One Hippoglossus hippoglossus isolate fHipHip1 chromosome 13, fHipHip1.pri, whole genome shotgun sequence genomic window carries:
- the pcp4b gene encoding calmodulin regulator protein PCP4: MSERQGSGATAGNNKTSGEQDASKTDVPEDFDIDMENPDTEKAAVAIQSQFRKFQKKKRVEKS; encoded by the exons AGACAAGGATCTGGAGCAACTGCTGGCAACAACAAGACGTCTGGAGAACAGG ATGCGTCCAAGACGGACGTCCCGGAGGACTTTGACATTGACATGGAAAACCCGGATACTGAGAAGGCCGCGGTCGCCATCCAGTCCCAGTTCAGGAAGTTCCAGAAGAAGAAACGCGTCGAGAAGTCCTAG